In the bacterium genome, GTGCTGGGATAAGCCGGGGCGGGCGGTTGAATTCAAAGCGACAAAGCACCCTCAGAAGGCGTTTTGCGGGCAACAAGGCTGGTCTGGAATCCGAAGCGTGAAAACAGCTCCTTGTCCCGGCTGACTTTTCACGTCAAAAGCGCCGCCGGAGAGAATCAGTCGCTGCTTAATGCTGTGCAGTCCAAAAGCGTTTCTGGAATCGCCCGTATTAAGCGCCGCTTCAGGATTAAACCCGACGCCTTCATCCGAGACAGTCACCTCTACCCAGTCGGGATGCGGGCGAGTCAGGGCCACACAGGCCGTCAGGACGCCTGAATGCTTGACCACATTCAGGAGCAGCTCACGCACGGCATGAAAGGCCAGCACCCGGGCGGTCTCGGATGACGGCTCCGCCTCAGGCAGCGCCTCCACGGTGACCTGAAGGCGGTGATCTTCGAGCTTCTTCTGGCACAACCATTTCAAGCCACTGACAAGTCCCTGCTGGAGAATGGCCGGACTGAGGTCACTCGTCAGAGACCGTGAAACGGCCAGTACTTGTTTCAGCAATTCCGATGCGCGCTTGAGATCCGCCAATGCGGACCCCCGCGTGCCCGGGTCCGCGGATAATCCGCTTTCGACGAAGAACCTGGCCCCAATCACCAACTGCTGAAGGTCATCATGCAAAATGTGGGCCAGTCGTTTCCGCTCATTATCCTCCGAGCAAACCAAGGCGGCGGCCAGCGCCTGGGTTTGCTCTGCCAAACGGGCCAGTTCTTTCACGTGCTTGACCCGCTCTTCTTCGAACTGCTTCCGTTCAGTAATGTCTACCATCACTCCCTGCAGAACAAAGGCCCGTCCGTCGTTGTCGCGGATAATCCGGCCCGAATCATGGAACCACACCACCTGCCCATCGCTAGAAAGCATGCGGTATTCGATATCAAGCGGCGCACCGGATCGATGACACTCGGCGACCTGCCGCATCACCTGATCACGATCAGCAGGATGCAGGTGGGTATGCCAGATGTCCGGGCTCTCAACGCATTGGCTTGCCTGCAGCCCTAGAATGGACTCGATCTGGGGGCTGATGTAAAGGGTCGTAAAGGTTTCGTCGACTGCCTCGGTATAGACAATAGCGGGAATCTGCTCCACAATCGCGCGGGTTTTCGATTCGCTTTCGTTACACGCCTTGATCTGGTCGTTAAGCTTCTGCCGCATCGATTCCATTGATCGCGCAAGGGTCTGGAGTTCAAATATCCCTGCGGGAACTAATGCCGTCTCCAGATCACCCTCGGTGATGCGGTGGACATCGCGGGTGAATTGTTCAATGGGTGCGGCGAGGGACCTCGCCAAGAGCCAGCTCAAGCTGATCGCCAGCATTACAATCGCAAGACTGATTGCACTCGACACCAAAAGGGTATGCCGCACCATGTCGTCCAGTTTGCCAAGCTGGATGCTGGCTCCGAAAATGTGGACGCGTCCAAGTTCATCCCGTTCAGGAATCAGCACCATACGTCCTTCACCCCATTTATTATGGAACGTGGAATAAACGGGTTTCATCGAACTGAGCGCCGGGGCAAATGACGCGGGATCCGTATGCGCTTCCAGAAACTTCGCACAATCAGACGAGGGATTATTCAGATCCGAGTGCGTGGCGGAAGTAAATTCAACCTGCCCATCCTGCAACACCACGCTCCAAATGTATTGAATTCCCAATTTCCGACACAACGCGTCATTATCAGCCACAATCCGGGAATACCCCTCAATTTGGGGCCAGTCCTTCCCGGGGAGGTGGTTGCAGTATTGCCGCATGAAATTGGCGCGGGCACACTCGGCCGCCGTGAAGAGCTTGCTGTCAGCCGCCCCGATGATCGCATTCTTGCGGACCGTCAGCAAGATCACCGTATAGGTAACGGCGCAAGTCAGAATGAGCAGGACCATCACCCCGAAGAGTCTATGTTGCAAAGAGTGCCGGTTCATGGGCAAGCGCCCGAGTATCTTTAGGAATTTGCAAATCGTCGTCAGAAACATTCGATGCATATCACTCCTGCATACATGCTTCATAATTCCTTCAAACTTTGCACGCATCATGAATGCATATGCCCCCGGCGGCAAGAACCAAATCAGGCCGCGAAACAGGAGGGTTGCCTGAACTCACGGATAGTGGTACATATAAAGTGCCTATTGATTATGAACTGGGGGTGATGTATGACCGTGTCAATACATAGTTCTGAATATAAAAGAGTTCTCGCGAAACTTATTGAGATGCGCAAAGCTGCGGGCATGACGCAACGGGATCTCGCCAAAATACTGGACAGGGAGAATTCTTTTGTCTGGCGGATTGAAACCGGCAAGAGGCGACTTGATGTGGTTGAATTTTACTGGGTATGCCGGGCCCTCCGGAGGGATGCGGTAGCCGTCTATCGGGAAATATTCGAAGAGATTACCTCTTCGCCAGGGATCGTATTGTCAAGGCCGAAACGGGAGAAAACGGCCGATTCCCGCTCGATTCCCCGCAGAAAGCAGTAATTCGTCACGATTCCCCTTCCCTGTCCGTGATGCACAAGGCGATCACTTCAGCGGGCTTTGCCTTAAGCGCTAAAGCAATATTCGTGAACTGGATAAAATCCAACCTCTGCCCGGACTCGTATCGCCCGACAAAGGCTTTATCCCGCTCTATCAAAGCGGCCATTTGCGCCTTCGAAAGCCCTGCCTGCTCCCTTTTCATCTTTAGCCATTCACCGATTTTTTGATGTTGCTTGATATTATCCATACGCGCTCCAATTTCCAGTTATCGGGCTCACGTCAATTCTTTCCCATTGCCCGCGAGGCCCTTTTCGAGAGCGGACTTCGCCTTCACGTAGGCATCGTGGGCGGCGGATCGGTCGCCGTAGCTGGCGCTCATGAATTCGAGGCGGGCGGCCCGGCAGGATGACTTCAGTTCATCA is a window encoding:
- a CDS encoding PAS domain-containing protein encodes the protein MNRHSLQHRLFGVMVLLILTCAVTYTVILLTVRKNAIIGAADSKLFTAAECARANFMRQYCNHLPGKDWPQIEGYSRIVADNDALCRKLGIQYIWSVVLQDGQVEFTSATHSDLNNPSSDCAKFLEAHTDPASFAPALSSMKPVYSTFHNKWGEGRMVLIPERDELGRVHIFGASIQLGKLDDMVRHTLLVSSAISLAIVMLAISLSWLLARSLAAPIEQFTRDVHRITEGDLETALVPAGIFELQTLARSMESMRQKLNDQIKACNESESKTRAIVEQIPAIVYTEAVDETFTTLYISPQIESILGLQASQCVESPDIWHTHLHPADRDQVMRQVAECHRSGAPLDIEYRMLSSDGQVVWFHDSGRIIRDNDGRAFVLQGVMVDITERKQFEEERVKHVKELARLAEQTQALAAALVCSEDNERKRLAHILHDDLQQLVIGARFFVESGLSADPGTRGSALADLKRASELLKQVLAVSRSLTSDLSPAILQQGLVSGLKWLCQKKLEDHRLQVTVEALPEAEPSSETARVLAFHAVRELLLNVVKHSGVLTACVALTRPHPDWVEVTVSDEGVGFNPEAALNTGDSRNAFGLHSIKQRLILSGGAFDVKSQPGQGAVFTLRIPDQPCCPQNAF
- a CDS encoding helix-turn-helix transcriptional regulator, with protein sequence MRKAAGMTQRDLAKILDRENSFVWRIETGKRRLDVVEFYWVCRALRRDAVAVYREIFEEITSSPGIVLSRPKREKTADSRSIPRRKQ
- a CDS encoding helix-turn-helix transcriptional regulator — encoded protein: MDNIKQHQKIGEWLKMKREQAGLSKAQMAALIERDKAFVGRYESGQRLDFIQFTNIALALKAKPAEVIALCITDREGES